The Methanococcoides methylutens MM1 genome has a window encoding:
- a CDS encoding class II SORL domain-containing protein, giving the protein MNILNFGELVKGKDIEAESAMKEKHVPTIEILKGHGGSDADLVRVIVGKETAHPNTVEHHIAWVELYGRKDGGEVVNLGRVNFSPGNTKPDCWFKLENIGEYKAFCALGYCNIHGLWENCIEA; this is encoded by the coding sequence GTGAATATTTTGAACTTTGGAGAGTTAGTCAAAGGAAAGGACATTGAAGCAGAAAGCGCAATGAAGGAGAAACATGTACCTACTATCGAGATCCTCAAAGGACATGGAGGATCAGATGCCGACCTTGTTCGGGTAATCGTAGGTAAAGAGACTGCACATCCAAATACCGTTGAGCACCACATTGCATGGGTAGAGCTCTATGGCAGGAAAGATGGTGGAGAGGTCGTTAACCTCGGCAGGGTGAACTTCAGCCCAGGGAACACAAAGCCAGACTGCTGGTTCAAGCTGGAGAATATTGGTGAATACAAGGCATTCTGCGCTCTTGGATACTGCAACATCCACGGCCTGTGGGAAAACTGTATCGAGGCATGA
- a CDS encoding 4Fe-4S binding protein → MERVQKIEKAEKFRLALQLVGLAIFIYFGSQSTFYVVLLSIPVALLLGPVYCGWMCPRGMFQNVIGSMGKRVLGARYNKLVPKKLHKPLSCFRYVVLLFLLTAMVLHELRIIDDAIMESVVIDGLVVIMVLSILLSFFVDRAACRYFCKEGAAASLTNLVKIRKIRRDPLLCNSCGICDRVCPMWIDVSRKDVVRDTACISCMKCVQKCPVDALRVE, encoded by the coding sequence ATGGAAAGGGTGCAAAAGATCGAAAAGGCCGAGAAGTTCAGGCTGGCTCTCCAGCTCGTAGGCCTTGCAATCTTTATCTATTTTGGTTCCCAGTCAACGTTCTATGTTGTGCTGCTTTCCATCCCTGTAGCCCTACTGCTTGGTCCGGTCTATTGTGGCTGGATGTGCCCGAGGGGAATGTTCCAGAATGTCATTGGCTCCATGGGAAAAAGAGTGCTTGGCGCCAGATATAACAAACTTGTTCCAAAAAAACTTCATAAGCCGTTGTCATGTTTCCGTTATGTGGTATTGCTCTTTCTGCTGACTGCCATGGTACTGCATGAGCTTCGGATCATTGATGATGCTATCATGGAATCCGTGGTCATAGATGGACTGGTCGTGATAATGGTGCTCTCGATACTCCTGTCCTTTTTTGTGGACAGGGCTGCATGCAGGTACTTTTGTAAGGAAGGGGCAGCAGCTTCATTGACAAATCTTGTAAAGATCAGGAAGATCAGGCGTGACCCTTTGCTCTGTAATTCCTGTGGTATATGTGACAGGGTATGTCCCATGTGGATAGATGTTTCCAGGAAGGATGTTGTCCGGGACACAGCCTGTATCAGCTGCATGAAGTGCGTTCAGAAATGTCCTGTGGATGCACTCCGGGTTGAATAA
- a CDS encoding cupin domain-containing protein produces the protein MKRTEHSQVEPFTTKDGSTIRELMHPNNIGSQKQSLAEATVPVGCKTLAHRHYGAEEIYHITAGTALMTLGNDVFEVNVGDTILIEPGVGHKIENTGEGELKILCCCSPAYSHEDTELLE, from the coding sequence ATGAAGAGAACTGAACACTCGCAGGTCGAACCGTTCACCACAAAGGACGGCTCGACAATACGTGAATTGATGCACCCAAATAACATTGGTAGCCAAAAGCAGAGTCTTGCGGAGGCAACCGTCCCTGTGGGATGCAAAACACTTGCGCATCGACATTATGGAGCAGAGGAGATCTACCATATAACTGCCGGAACGGCCCTTATGACACTGGGGAATGATGTGTTCGAGGTGAATGTTGGTGATACTATTTTGATCGAACCGGGTGTCGGACATAAGATCGAGAACACCGGTGAAGGTGAACTGAAGATCTTATGCTGTTGTTCGCCTGCATATTCTCATGAGGATACTGAACTTCTGGAATGA
- a CDS encoding AAA family ATPase yields the protein MVKIAVTGKGGVGKTTLSGTLARLLARDGYEVLAIDADSDMNLASSLGIAEPPRPLTEYKEMIDERAGEVGGMFKYNPKVDDIVDKFGVVGPDGVKMLVMGTVERGGSGCMCPASAFLRALLRHVVLKDSSALIMDMEAGIEHLGRGTTRGIDLMIIVVEPGMRSIETAGRIKELAGGIGVKNLAAVVNKGTSADVKPKLAELGITVLGEIPFSPDLMNADFEGKSPIDAGTDSIAAFVEIKDKMLEMIENFSKDEEN from the coding sequence ATGGTAAAGATCGCAGTTACAGGTAAAGGGGGTGTTGGCAAGACCACCCTGTCCGGAACTCTGGCAAGGCTGCTTGCAAGGGACGGTTATGAGGTGCTTGCAATTGATGCAGATTCGGATATGAACCTTGCATCTTCACTTGGTATAGCCGAACCGCCTCGCCCGCTCACGGAGTACAAGGAAATGATCGATGAGCGTGCCGGTGAGGTTGGTGGCATGTTCAAGTACAACCCGAAGGTGGACGACATTGTGGACAAGTTCGGTGTTGTGGGTCCGGATGGTGTTAAGATGCTGGTGATGGGTACGGTGGAGCGCGGAGGTAGCGGTTGCATGTGTCCTGCTTCTGCATTCTTGAGAGCACTTCTTCGCCATGTGGTCCTGAAGGATAGCAGTGCACTTATCATGGACATGGAAGCAGGTATTGAACACCTTGGCCGTGGAACTACTCGTGGTATCGACCTCATGATCATTGTGGTGGAGCCGGGAATGCGTTCCATTGAGACTGCCGGACGTATCAAGGAACTTGCAGGTGGCATTGGTGTGAAGAACCTTGCTGCGGTTGTCAACAAGGGGACTTCTGCTGATGTCAAGCCGAAACTCGCTGAGCTTGGCATTACGGTACTTGGCGAGATCCCGTTCTCGCCTGACCTTATGAATGCTGACTTTGAAGGCAAGTCTCCTATCGATGCGGGCACTGATAGTATTGCTGCGTTTGTGGAGATCAAGGATAAGATGCTTGAGATGATCGAGAACTTCAGCAAGGATGAAGAGAACTGA
- a CDS encoding cation diffusion facilitator family transporter has translation MDGRSKKIQQILVIILFLNLMVAFAKIVYGTLTDTLSMKSDGYHSLFDGVSNIVGIIAIFLAAKPPDRSHPYGHQKFETLASIIIAVLIIFVGFEIIHNSITRFTSDIQPTVTGLSFIVMIGTMAINLLVTEYERRKGEQLNSEILLADSIHTRSDIFVSLSVLVALVAIEAGFPIIDPLISLVIAAVIVRAGLKIIMKSSNTLCDAAQLEEEVICSLAYEVEGVRDCHKIRTRGCKGDIHIDLHIMVEPDLTVSEAHAISHRVIDNLKEKLKDVSEVLVHIDPFGEQK, from the coding sequence ATGGACGGACGCTCGAAAAAGATACAGCAGATACTGGTAATCATATTATTCCTTAACCTGATGGTAGCTTTTGCGAAGATAGTCTATGGTACACTCACAGACACGCTTAGTATGAAATCCGACGGCTATCATTCTCTTTTTGATGGCGTATCCAACATCGTCGGCATTATTGCCATCTTTTTGGCAGCAAAACCTCCTGACAGGAGCCATCCTTACGGACACCAGAAGTTCGAGACCCTTGCATCCATCATCATTGCAGTGCTCATAATCTTTGTCGGATTTGAGATCATACACAATTCCATTACAAGGTTCACATCCGACATACAACCCACTGTAACAGGCCTGAGCTTTATTGTAATGATAGGCACAATGGCCATCAATCTTCTCGTTACCGAATACGAGCGAAGGAAGGGGGAGCAGCTTAATAGCGAGATATTGCTGGCCGATTCCATCCATACCAGAAGTGACATCTTTGTATCACTTTCAGTGCTCGTGGCACTGGTAGCTATCGAAGCTGGATTCCCTATAATAGACCCACTGATATCACTGGTAATAGCAGCGGTAATCGTCAGGGCCGGTCTCAAGATAATAATGAAAAGTTCCAACACATTGTGTGATGCAGCCCAGCTCGAGGAAGAGGTCATTTGCTCACTGGCCTACGAGGTAGAAGGAGTTCGTGACTGCCATAAGATAAGGACCAGAGGGTGTAAAGGGGATATACATATCGACCTTCACATCATGGTAGAACCTGACCTGACCGTTTCCGAAGCCCATGCGATCTCACATCGGGTCATTGATAATCTCAAAGAAAAGCTGAAAGACGTGAGCGAAGTATTGGTTCACATCGACCCGTTCGGGGAACAAAAATAA
- the aroC gene encoding chorismate synthase — MPGNTFGHSFRITTWGESHGKALGVTVDGVPAGLPLEPQMIQKELDRRRPGQSQVSTPRSESDSVEILSGIFEGKTTGTPISMMVWNKDARSSSYDNIKDVARPGHADYPYTEKYGTRDYRGGGRSSARETIGRVAAGAIAKEILARYGVEVVAHVIALGTVCAKPLPLDVIKENLEKTPVRCADLEAAEKMLKEVEAAREEHESIGGMVEIIATGVPAGIGEPVFDKLDADIAKAMMGIGAVKAVEIGAGFEAAHLKGSQMNDPFFMEGEKVVTSTNNAGGILGGLSTGMPIVCRTSVKPTPSISKPQQTVNLKEMKDTEINIQGRHDPTIPPRMVPVAEAMMALVIVDHMIRSGRIHPNSLLK, encoded by the coding sequence ATGCCCGGAAATACCTTTGGACACTCGTTCAGGATCACAACCTGGGGAGAATCACATGGAAAAGCATTGGGAGTCACAGTAGACGGAGTTCCTGCAGGACTTCCTCTTGAGCCGCAGATGATCCAGAAAGAACTGGACAGACGGCGCCCCGGACAGAGCCAGGTTTCCACTCCCCGCTCAGAATCGGACAGTGTAGAGATCCTATCAGGTATTTTCGAAGGAAAGACAACCGGCACACCAATTTCCATGATGGTATGGAACAAGGATGCACGATCAAGCTCCTATGACAATATCAAGGACGTTGCAAGACCGGGACATGCAGATTACCCATACACTGAAAAATACGGCACCCGCGACTACCGTGGTGGCGGACGCTCATCCGCCCGCGAGACCATCGGCAGGGTAGCTGCCGGAGCTATCGCAAAAGAGATACTGGCCAGATATGGTGTCGAGGTCGTTGCTCATGTCATAGCTCTTGGAACAGTCTGTGCAAAGCCATTACCACTTGATGTTATCAAAGAGAACCTGGAGAAGACACCGGTCAGGTGTGCGGACCTTGAAGCTGCAGAGAAGATGCTCAAGGAGGTCGAAGCAGCACGCGAAGAGCATGAAAGCATAGGCGGCATGGTGGAGATCATTGCAACCGGCGTTCCTGCAGGTATCGGCGAACCGGTTTTTGACAAGCTGGATGCCGACATAGCAAAGGCCATGATGGGCATAGGTGCGGTCAAGGCCGTTGAGATCGGTGCAGGTTTTGAGGCAGCTCATCTGAAAGGCAGCCAGATGAACGACCCGTTCTTCATGGAAGGTGAAAAGGTAGTGACCAGTACCAACAATGCCGGAGGAATACTGGGCGGACTTTCCACAGGCATGCCCATAGTTTGCCGCACTTCTGTAAAGCCAACACCATCCATCTCAAAACCCCAGCAAACCGTTAACCTGAAGGAAATGAAGGATACCGAGATCAACATACAGGGCCGCCACGATCCGACGATCCCCCCGAGAATGGTGCCCGTTGCAGAGGCTATGATGGCACTGGTGATCGTTGACCACATGATAAGAAGTGGTCGAATCCATCCGAATTCGCTTTTGAAATAA
- a CDS encoding LL-diaminopimelate aminotransferase gives MYADRINALPPYLFATIDEAKAAQKAKGVDVIDLGVGDPDQPTPSHIVDSMCDAVKDPATHRYPSYTGMMEFREAVADWCKESRGLELDAATETLTLIGSKEGVAHIPLAFINPGDVALVPDPAYPVYKIGTQFAGGEPHIMPLLEENGFLPDLEAIPKDKLARAKLMFLNYPNNPTSATADVKYFEEVVEFAKENDIVVVHDNAYSEMVYDDYKAPSFLSVDGAMDVGMELYSMSKTYNMTGWRLAFAVGNKDLITGFGKAKSNIDSGAFDAVQRAGITALSSSQQCVADMNTMYQERRDVLLKGLRGIGLDAKAPKATFYMWVPIPDGYDSIGFSKLLLEEAGIVATPGVGFGEYGEGYVRFALTQSADRLEEAVARMEKLTI, from the coding sequence ATGTACGCAGACAGAATCAATGCATTACCTCCTTATTTATTTGCAACTATCGATGAAGCAAAGGCAGCACAGAAAGCAAAAGGTGTCGATGTTATCGACCTCGGAGTGGGCGACCCTGACCAGCCAACCCCATCCCACATTGTCGATTCAATGTGTGATGCAGTAAAAGATCCTGCAACCCACAGGTATCCTTCATACACCGGTATGATGGAGTTCAGGGAAGCAGTAGCAGACTGGTGCAAGGAATCCCGCGGCCTCGAGCTTGATGCTGCAACAGAGACTCTCACACTTATCGGTTCAAAGGAGGGTGTTGCACACATTCCTCTTGCATTCATCAACCCTGGTGATGTGGCACTTGTCCCTGATCCTGCATACCCTGTTTACAAGATCGGAACACAGTTCGCTGGCGGAGAGCCACACATCATGCCTCTTCTTGAGGAGAACGGTTTCCTTCCTGACCTTGAGGCAATTCCTAAGGACAAGCTTGCAAGAGCTAAGCTCATGTTCCTGAACTATCCGAACAACCCAACATCCGCAACTGCAGATGTCAAATACTTCGAAGAGGTTGTTGAGTTCGCAAAAGAGAACGACATTGTCGTAGTTCACGACAATGCTTACTCTGAGATGGTCTACGATGACTACAAGGCACCAAGCTTCCTCAGCGTGGACGGTGCAATGGATGTCGGTATGGAGCTCTACTCCATGTCCAAGACCTACAACATGACCGGATGGAGACTTGCATTCGCTGTTGGTAATAAGGATCTCATCACAGGTTTCGGAAAGGCAAAGTCCAATATCGATTCCGGTGCATTCGATGCTGTCCAGAGGGCAGGTATCACAGCTCTCTCAAGCTCACAGCAGTGTGTTGCAGACATGAACACCATGTACCAGGAAAGAAGGGACGTCCTTCTTAAGGGATTGAGGGGTATTGGTCTTGATGCAAAGGCACCAAAGGCAACCTTCTACATGTGGGTACCAATACCAGATGGATATGATTCCATCGGATTCTCAAAGCTCCTTCTCGAAGAAGCAGGAATCGTAGCTACACCAGGTGTCGGCTTTGGTGAATACGGAGAAGGCTATGTGAGATTCGCTCTTACACAGTCCGCTGACCGCCTCGAAGAGGCTGTTGCAAGGATGGAAAAGCTGACCATTTAA
- the budA gene encoding acetolactate decarboxylase: protein MLVSSLVFVSGCIDNSSDTSSTADPGEQNVIQNDVLYQVSTIDALLEGLYGGEVRMDELKLHGDTGLGTFDSLDGEMIVIDGDVYQMRADGIAYPVDDTTTTPFAAVTDFESDEFITVEGNLNSSEVALLIGENLPSENIMYAIRIDGTFEHMKVRSVPAQEEPYPLLVDVIADEQAVFELEDVEGSIVGFWLPYYVEGINVPGYHFHFIDSEREKGGHVLDYVILNGTVSVDYTAGFELSLPESSGFMNADLSRDKGTELHTVEKDGE, encoded by the coding sequence TTGCTTGTATCGTCTCTGGTATTTGTTTCCGGATGTATTGATAATTCTTCAGATACTTCCTCTACTGCTGATCCGGGAGAACAGAATGTAATTCAGAATGATGTCCTGTATCAAGTATCTACAATTGATGCCTTGCTTGAAGGTCTCTATGGGGGAGAGGTAAGGATGGATGAACTCAAATTGCATGGTGATACCGGTCTTGGTACCTTTGATTCCCTGGATGGGGAAATGATCGTTATCGATGGTGATGTTTACCAGATGAGGGCAGACGGAATTGCTTATCCTGTGGATGATACAACAACTACACCTTTTGCAGCTGTCACCGATTTTGAATCAGATGAGTTTATTACAGTAGAAGGGAACCTGAATTCTTCAGAAGTCGCTTTATTGATCGGGGAGAACCTCCCTTCAGAGAACATCATGTATGCGATCAGGATAGATGGTACCTTTGAACACATGAAAGTGCGCAGTGTGCCTGCACAGGAAGAACCGTATCCTCTCCTGGTCGATGTGATCGCGGATGAGCAGGCAGTGTTCGAGCTTGAGGACGTTGAGGGCAGTATTGTGGGCTTCTGGCTTCCTTACTATGTTGAAGGCATCAATGTGCCCGGATATCATTTCCATTTCATTGATTCAGAGCGGGAAAAGGGAGGTCATGTGCTTGATTACGTGATCCTGAACGGCACTGTAAGTGTGGATTACACAGCAGGTTTCGAACTCTCACTCCCTGAATCCTCCGGGTTTATGAATGCTGATCTCTCACGCGATAAAGGCACTGAGCTCCATACTGTGGAAAAGGATGGTGAATGA
- a CDS encoding metal ABC transporter solute-binding protein, Zn/Mn family has translation MNKNIIIVLTLLALMISVFASGCTDQSGEDTTIEEEKLVVAVSILPQQEFVEKIAGNNINVVVLIPPGASPATHEPTAGQLREVADAKAYFTVGSGLPFENVWLDKIKTVNYDMRIFDCSEGITIMEMHEEEEEHHDMEIGEEDMEEKDTHEHGGLDPHIWTSPLNAKIMVENTYLGLIEIDPANKETYLQNKEAYLKELDEADQRIRATLGEEDGSFMTYHPSWNYFATEYGLDMITIEEEGKEPSPKDMQRLIDEAKEKNISVIFVQAQFSTQSAKAIADAIDGQVVTVDPLAKDYINNLDNIAEAFSQSIIKE, from the coding sequence ATGAACAAAAACATAATAATTGTACTGACCCTCCTGGCATTAATGATTTCAGTCTTCGCATCCGGCTGTACCGACCAATCAGGAGAAGATACAACCATTGAGGAAGAAAAACTCGTTGTTGCAGTAAGTATACTGCCTCAACAGGAATTTGTGGAAAAGATAGCTGGCAACAACATAAATGTGGTCGTCCTTATTCCCCCCGGAGCAAGTCCTGCCACCCATGAGCCAACTGCCGGCCAGCTCAGAGAAGTGGCAGATGCAAAGGCATACTTTACAGTGGGATCAGGATTGCCTTTTGAGAACGTCTGGTTAGACAAGATCAAAACCGTGAACTATGACATGCGGATATTTGATTGCTCCGAAGGTATTACCATAATGGAAATGCATGAAGAAGAGGAAGAACATCATGACATGGAAATCGGGGAAGAAGACATGGAAGAGAAGGATACCCATGAACACGGAGGTCTCGACCCTCATATATGGACATCACCACTGAATGCAAAGATCATGGTGGAGAACACATATCTCGGACTTATCGAGATTGACCCGGCCAACAAAGAGACCTACCTGCAGAACAAAGAGGCTTACCTGAAAGAGCTGGATGAAGCTGACCAGAGGATCAGGGCAACTCTTGGAGAAGAAGATGGCAGCTTCATGACATACCACCCTTCATGGAACTATTTCGCAACCGAGTATGGACTGGATATGATAACCATCGAAGAAGAAGGGAAGGAACCAAGTCCGAAGGACATGCAAAGACTTATTGATGAAGCTAAAGAGAAGAACATCAGCGTAATATTCGTACAGGCACAGTTCAGCACACAGAGTGCTAAAGCAATTGCAGATGCAATTGATGGACAAGTTGTAACGGTTGATCCGCTGGCAAAGGACTACATCAATAATCTTGATAATATTGCCGAAGCATTTTCACAAAGCATAATAAAAGAATGA
- a CDS encoding metal ABC transporter ATP-binding protein, translating to MAEVIDLKGVWVKYDKLTVLEDVNLKVEEGDFLGIIGPNGGGKSTLLKVILGLIKPQKGEVKILGKNPEKARRMIGYVPQYGPSNIDYPISVWEVVLMGRLGTKRMFSQYSDEDREATYKALEVVDMLEFRDRQIGELSGGQRQRVFIARSLVSDPKVLLLDEPATGIDTRMQKEFYELLEKLKSKVTIIMVSHDLSAVSVLVDKIACLNGKLHYHGSKELVPEDIEKSYGCPVELIAHGVPHRVLQVHKH from the coding sequence ATGGCAGAAGTTATCGATCTTAAGGGCGTATGGGTAAAGTACGACAAACTCACCGTGCTGGAAGATGTGAACCTGAAAGTAGAGGAAGGTGACTTCCTGGGTATCATCGGCCCTAACGGAGGTGGAAAAAGCACCCTGTTGAAAGTGATCCTGGGATTGATAAAGCCACAGAAAGGTGAAGTGAAAATCCTTGGAAAAAACCCGGAGAAGGCACGCAGAATGATAGGATACGTGCCACAGTACGGACCCTCAAACATCGATTACCCAATAAGTGTATGGGAAGTGGTCCTCATGGGGCGCCTTGGGACAAAGAGGATGTTCAGCCAATACAGCGATGAGGACCGTGAGGCGACATACAAAGCACTGGAAGTCGTAGATATGCTGGAGTTCCGTGACCGACAGATAGGAGAACTTTCCGGAGGTCAGCGCCAGAGAGTATTCATTGCACGTTCACTGGTAAGTGATCCAAAGGTACTTCTGTTAGATGAGCCGGCAACAGGCATTGATACCCGAATGCAGAAAGAGTTCTACGAACTTCTCGAGAAGCTTAAGTCCAAAGTCACAATAATCATGGTATCCCACGATCTGAGTGCGGTCTCGGTCCTTGTGGATAAGATAGCCTGCCTTAATGGGAAACTACACTACCACGGCTCAAAGGAGCTTGTACCGGAAGATATTGAAAAATCATACGGATGCCCTGTGGAGCTTATAGCACACGGCGTCCCCCACAGAGTATTACAGGTACATAAACACTGA
- a CDS encoding metal ABC transporter permease — translation MIELLQYEFMRNAIFAGMLASIACGIIGVYVVVKKIVFISGGIAHASFGGIGIGYFLGINPIFGVLPFSLFSALTMGTISKRSDVPEDTIIGILWSLGMAIGIIFIGWTPGYAPDLMTYLFGNILTVPGSDIYLMLALDVIIIGTVYLLYKEFMALCYDEEFSRVSGVPTEKLYLLLLCLIALTVVVMIRVVGLILVIALLTIPAALSRQYTSNMKVMMYLSILFGTVFTITGLILSYYFDIASGATIIIVMATAYLLNTVLQKWKMSSESISES, via the coding sequence ATGATAGAGCTTTTACAATACGAGTTCATGAGGAATGCGATCTTTGCCGGAATGCTGGCAAGTATAGCATGCGGAATAATCGGTGTTTATGTTGTTGTAAAGAAAATTGTTTTCATCAGCGGAGGTATCGCTCACGCCTCATTCGGAGGTATCGGTATTGGATACTTCCTCGGCATCAACCCGATCTTCGGAGTGCTACCTTTCAGCCTTTTTTCAGCATTGACGATGGGAACCATCAGCAAAAGGTCTGATGTACCTGAGGACACAATTATCGGCATCCTCTGGTCCCTTGGAATGGCAATTGGAATAATATTCATAGGTTGGACACCAGGTTATGCACCCGACCTTATGACATATCTTTTTGGGAACATACTAACGGTACCCGGCTCGGACATCTACCTGATGCTGGCACTGGATGTGATCATAATCGGTACTGTTTACTTACTTTACAAGGAGTTCATGGCACTATGCTACGATGAGGAATTCTCAAGGGTATCCGGAGTACCTACCGAAAAACTGTACCTCCTGCTGTTGTGCCTTATTGCACTGACCGTTGTAGTGATGATACGCGTGGTCGGACTGATACTGGTAATAGCACTCCTTACGATACCTGCAGCATTGAGCCGGCAGTACACAAGCAACATGAAGGTCATGATGTACCTATCCATACTGTTCGGAACTGTATTCACAATAACCGGACTGATATTATCATACTATTTCGACATCGCATCAGGAGCTACAATAATAATTGTAATGGCAACTGCATACCTGTTGAATACGGTTTTACAGAAATGGAAAATGTCATCCGAAAGCATATCGGAAAGCTAA